The Paenibacillus sp. FSL H7-0357 nucleotide sequence GGCCTTCACTGAAATCACCGGTATTCTCATATTGAAAAGGAAGGCTGAGCTTGCCCTGCTTGTTAATAAATCCCCATTTGCCCTTCGCATTCATCACGGACGCCAGTCCTTCTGAGAAGTCGCTTCCCCCTTTGTACTTAAACGGAATCACTGTTTTTCCCGCCGTATTGATATATCCGTACAGCCCCGCACTGTTCTTCACAAGAGCCAAACCTTGGGAGTATCCTCTCGCTTCGGTGTATTGATAGGGAATAACCAGTTTGCCGGAAGTATTGATAAATCCGATCTTCCCGCCCTTTGGCGCGTAAGCTAATGCCAGTCCGTCCGAAAAATAAAATTCCGAGCTATATTTCTCCGTTAGTGTAGTAACCACCTTGCCTGCCCGGTCAATAAGGGCTTCGCCCGCCCCCTCTGCAAGCACCACATGGGCTACACCACCCGACAGATTTCCGGCGGATGCATATTGGCAGGGAATGGCTACAACTCCCTTCGTGTTAATATAGCCATACCGTCCGGTTGCCGAATCCATCACAACAGCCCGCTGCTCAGCAAAGTCTGTTACTGGCACTATTCCCTCCGGGAGGACAAAAGCCTGTTTGCCGGTACGATCATAATAAACAAGATCTCCAGCGGCCTGCACTGCAAGCAGCAGCCCATGATGAAACTCTGCGTCACTGTTTGGCTTAGCGGTATCAAAGTCAAACGACGTTTGGGAGACATCAATCTGTGCCGGAGAAGGAGCTGCCCATCCGGTTCCCGCAATTGCGGTGGTAAGACTCAAAGTCAATAATGCCATTCCGATTCTTTTGAACATGTCTGAAAGCCTCCACTTCCTTATTTTACCTAATATATAGACGTGTTGATTATGGAAAAAGTTTCGTTGACTGTTGTGCAGCTTCTGTTGCATTCAATGTTAATTGGCCAAAGTTGCTGTATGAATTATTTATTTCGTGAAGTACTAACAGCGTGTAGGAGCTCATATTCTGATAATGGGGAGCGAAGCAGCATCTTGGAGAGGAGATGCCGGTCCGAAGAGCCATTCTTTCACAGGAATGGAGGTCGGACTCATGAGTACAGATCAGCTCATTGCACTGCTCGTTCTTGTCATTATGATCGTACAGCTCGCCGTCAATAAGGGGAAATTCTAAAGAAATGCACTCCTGAATCCGCTTGCTGCCCGGGGTATCACTGGGGCAGCAGGCTTTTTTTCTGATAACAATCTGCCGGACACCGGACAAGCTTCTCGAACAGCGGTTAGCTCAAGCTCGCATTCGCTTAATCTGCACTTCCACAAAAATCCGCATCTTTTTCACTTACTAAAGTTGAGAAACATTAAAAAGTATAGTAATATAAAAAGATGAAGGAGGCGGATTACAATGGCCCAAATGGATAATAGTATGGAGATAGGAATCAGCACTTTTTTGGAAACTACGCCCGACCCGGTGACCGGCAAGGTGATGAGCCATGCGGAAAGACTGCGCGAAGCGGTCGAAGAAATTGTTCTCGCCGATCAGGTCGGCCTTGATGTATATGGAATAGGCGAGCATCACCGTGCAGATTACGCGGGCAGCTCTCCCGCGGTTGTACTCGCGGCAGCTGCGGCTATGACGAAGCAGATCAGATTAACCAGTGCTGTTACCGTTCTGTCCTCAGATGATCCGGTTCGCGTCTATCAAGCCTTTTCTACCCTGGATGGCATTTCGAACGGAAGAGCGGAGATTATGGCAGGCCGGGGGTCGTTTATTGAATCCTTCCCCTTGTTCGGCTACAGCCTGGAGGATTATGACGAATTATTTGAAGAGAATCTGGAGCTGCTGCTGGCAATCCGCGCATCAGAGAAGGTAACCTGGCGCGGCGGCCATCGTCCGGCCATCGATAACCTTGCAGTATACCCCCGCTCCGTTCAGGACCCGCTGCCGGTCTGGATCGCCACCGGGGGAAATCCGGAGTCGGCGATCCGCGCAGGGACGCTGGGGCTTCCGGTCGCTTTCGCCATCATTGGCGGAATGCCGGAGCGGTTTGCTCCGCTAGTGAAGCTTTACAAAGATGCCGCCGCACGCGCCGGTCATGATCCTAGCAAGCTGCAGATTGCCACACATTCACACGGCTTTGTCGGGGAAACCACCGAGCAGGCCGCAGCCTTGTTCTATCCTTCCACCCAGGCCCAAATGAATGTCATTGGCCGGGAACGGGGCTGGAGCCAGCCGTACAACCGCGCAGCGTATGATGATGCCCGCAGCCTGCGTGGAGCTCTATATGTCGGTGACTCCGAATATGTCGCCGAGAAGATTATTTTGCTGCATAAGAACCTGGGCGTTACACGTTTCTTCCTTCACGTCAATGTCGGCACCATGCCGCACCGTGAGGTCATGCGCGCCATCGAGCTGCTCGGCACCAAGGTTGCGCCAATCGTGCGCAAGGAGCTTGCCCGCGGCTAAGTCAATCCTATTAAGTTCTCATACAAAAGGGATGTCCGGTAAGCCAGGAAATACGTGGCCGCCCAGACATCCCTTTTTTTGGGGGTATAAGAATCCATCCTTATCAGCCGCCTACGGAATCAAACACGGCTGATTTTCCGTTTTTGTGAATCTGTATACTCCCATAGTCCTGGGCATTGCCCAGCTCGAAAATCCTCATTCCCTCCAATCTTTTATCCTGATAGTCCATCGTCCCGAGTTCTTCAAGGTTTATTGTGAGCGTCTGATCTTCCGCCTCTGCTTGCAGCGAATTCAGAAATTGGGCTTCCTCTCCTTGAATTACGCTTGAATAATTAACAATCAGGTACTGATCTTCAGCGGCCGGAGAATATAAATACAACCCATTCTTTTCTTTGATCTGCTCAACAAAGCTCTTTGCCCCGTTACCTAGCTGCTCCAGCTTCACTTCATGTACCGGCTCGGCGTCAGTACGGCTGCATCCCGCTAATACCATTACGATAATGGAACAAAGGTATAATAAAGTGCCAGCTTTCTTCATGATTTAACAACTCCCGATTTCCTTGATTTCCTGATTTCCTTCATAAGCTTTAATAAAGTTCATTCATTCCCAGATTATTCGCGAAAAACCCGCAGCAAGTACGGGTTCAGGTTATCAACTAATCTACAATCTGCAAACAGTGATTTGTATAGGGGTGTCCTTAAATTCTTTCATTATGATCTCTTTTACTTTTTCCCATTGCAATTTATCCAGGCCGCAGCCAATTTCAGGCATAGCTATTTGATTGACGGCTTCCTGCAGACATATTTCCTTCATTGCTCTTAAGGACAACGTTAACGTATCATAAGTAGGCTTCTGCCAGTACTTTGACTTCGTTATCAAGTTAAACACTCGCTCCACTTTGTAACATTCACCTACGAGTAATTCATTCCTGTTGGCCTTCTCTTGAAGGGAGGACAGCTTGAATCTTTTCCTAAACTGTACAGCAATTCCAGCCCCCATCTTAGCATCCGCTGAAATACAATGGGCCAGACAGTAATCTTCCGGCATTGAAAACAAGTCTTTCTTTATCTCCTGAAATTCCATCGGCATTCACTCCGTGCAAGGATATAGTGAAATCTATCAATTTTCAAAATCCGTGTTATTTACTTTATTGTACTCTTCCAATAGCTCCTTGTACTTCCCTTCCTGCTGGCTTAACATCCACTCGAACAATGTTCGGACCGCTTCAAAAATATAAGGCTTAATCTTATATGGAATAGCTTGCAGAGTCATCTCATCCTGAACTAAATGCTCATAGAAGCCGACACAAATTGCATTATTCAGATACGGACTTCTCCGGTATTGGTTAAAACACCACTCCGCATAATTATAAATCTTATCTTGTTCTTTCCAATCCTTATTCCTATGTGCTTCAACAAGTCTATCTCTTAACCACACTAATAAAGAATAAATCGAGTCCTCTTTTTCATTAAACTGAAACCTAAGATCATAAAATAACTCAAGCCCTATTCTTCTCCAGGCACTCATGTATCACCTCTATTTGTATTCAGGTTCTGCTACCTTATCTTTAGGATTGTTCCCCGGGAATTTCCGAGATAAAATCCTTAGCTCCAGCCGGAAAAGATTTGGAAGCACTAATAATCACATTACCCGCTTCGTCAAACGTACCGTACTTCACTTCCTCCATTTTCCACAGATCCATGAAATAATTGACCTTCCCGCTGTAATCAGGACGGGTTCCCCACTCTTCTCCATTGGGTTTCATCATATTAATCTTAAACGGGTTTCCGTTTCCGATCTGAAGTACCTCTTTCCCTTGCCATCCCCCCCAGGCCGCTCCATTGATGACTTTATAGTAGGTGGAGATACCTCTGTATTCATAGATAAAGCTATTGCTTTTCCCATATTGAAAATAATAGGTTCCGCCCGCTCCGCCTTCTTGATCCGGGATTAGGTCATCCTGCAGCGTAATACGCGGCAAATCAAGCGCTGCATTTCTGGACTTGACCAGATCGGCACTGACCGAATCCTTCAACAACTCTTGACTCGTCTTATAAATAACTACAGTTTTTGTTGGCGCATCCCATACCACCTTTGCCTTAATCCCTTCCCCAATCCACCGAAAAGGAACATACACCGCTCCATCTCTGATTACAGGAGGCGTCTTAAGCGTTACCCGTTCCCCGCCTACAATGGCTTCCTTGCTGCCCACTGTTAATTTCAGACTATCCTTTGTTACAGAGTCAGTTACCGTGATAGTTTTGGTTTTGCTGTTCCAATCTACATTTACATTTGGAATAAAGGATACCGTACGAATCGGCACTAAGGTTACATTGTTCACTACGATGGGTTTCTGATCGCCCGTCTGCACCCCGTTTATGTTTAAGTGAAGTTCATTTTGAAGCGCAGCTGCCTGGGCAGAGTGCATCGTAAACATAGTACACCCTATAAGAGTACAAATGAGGAGCATCATTTTTTTCTTCATTTTATCTGCCTCCGCAATTAGTTTTCATTATTTATAGACGCCGCTAAAAGGAAATTGTTTCTATAAATTCAAATAGTCCCGTTGCATGTGATTAGTTCGACTATATAAATTGAATTTAAGGATTTTCCATTTTGGCGAGGACGTAACTACGGTGAATATTTGGACTTCCGGCCGCTGTTGTCGTAAGAATTTCTTGATTTAATCCGCTATTTGCGGTGGAAATCCGGTGACAAAGGCGGTCGCTATCGCTCCTACAGTTCCAAAATCCCCCTCCGTTACTTTTGCCTTTTTGGATAGTTATTAAGTTCATTCTATATAATTTGAGAAACGGCAGCAGCAATATCGCCTGCTGCCCTTCGCGCTTATGTATGATTAAGCACAGACCCAATACCTTTCCATTCATAAACTAATAGGTTCAATTCAGAACCTGCAATCTTCACCTTTTCCGTTTGAATCCATTCAGCACCAAAGGCTTCATAGAAGTAACGAGATTTGTTGCCCTCCAAAACCTCAACAAATACCCTGTTTATACTCAGCTTTTCAAATTGTAAAAATAGTATTCTTAAAAGCTGCCTTCCTATCCCCAATCCTTGATATTGTTCAAGGACATAAATCGAGGTTAAGTCCCCTGAGTTTTCTACTGTATTCGTTTCTCTTTTTCCGCCATCGGCAAATCCAATAACTTCTCCAAGGTTATTTTCTGCTACAAAGACATAATTATCATCTTTTGATAAATTCCTCATCCATAATCTGGTCCTCTGTTCATAAGAAGCTTCTCTAAAAATTCGTCAGGCATTATATTTCTATAAGTGGTTCTCCAACAATCCACATGTACTTTTGCTATCCCTTTAGCATCTGAAATCTTGGATTCTC carries:
- a CDS encoding LLM class flavin-dependent oxidoreductase; this translates as MAQMDNSMEIGISTFLETTPDPVTGKVMSHAERLREAVEEIVLADQVGLDVYGIGEHHRADYAGSSPAVVLAAAAAMTKQIRLTSAVTVLSSDDPVRVYQAFSTLDGISNGRAEIMAGRGSFIESFPLFGYSLEDYDELFEENLELLLAIRASEKVTWRGGHRPAIDNLAVYPRSVQDPLPVWIATGGNPESAIRAGTLGLPVAFAIIGGMPERFAPLVKLYKDAAARAGHDPSKLQIATHSHGFVGETTEQAAALFYPSTQAQMNVIGRERGWSQPYNRAAYDDARSLRGALYVGDSEYVAEKIILLHKNLGVTRFFLHVNVGTMPHREVMRAIELLGTKVAPIVRKELARG
- a CDS encoding DUF7674 family protein, producing MSAWRRIGLELFYDLRFQFNEKEDSIYSLLVWLRDRLVEAHRNKDWKEQDKIYNYAEWCFNQYRRSPYLNNAICVGFYEHLVQDEMTLQAIPYKIKPYIFEAVRTLFEWMLSQQEGKYKELLEEYNKVNNTDFEN
- a CDS encoding macro domain-containing protein, with the protein product MEFQEIKKDLFSMPEDYCLAHCISADAKMGAGIAVQFRKRFKLSSLQEKANRNELLVGECYKVERVFNLITKSKYWQKPTYDTLTLSLRAMKEICLQEAVNQIAMPEIGCGLDKLQWEKVKEIIMKEFKDTPIQITVCRL
- a CDS encoding copper amine oxidase N-terminal domain-containing protein; this translates as MFTMHSAQAAALQNELHLNINGVQTGDQKPIVVNNVTLVPIRTVSFIPNVNVDWNSKTKTITVTDSVTKDSLKLTVGSKEAIVGGERVTLKTPPVIRDGAVYVPFRWIGEGIKAKVVWDAPTKTVVIYKTSQELLKDSVSADLVKSRNAALDLPRITLQDDLIPDQEGGAGGTYYFQYGKSNSFIYEYRGISTYYKVINGAAWGGWQGKEVLQIGNGNPFKINMMKPNGEEWGTRPDYSGKVNYFMDLWKMEEVKYGTFDEAGNVIISASKSFPAGAKDFISEIPGEQS
- a CDS encoding WG repeat-containing protein, with translation MFKRIGMALLTLSLTTAIAGTGWAAPSPAQIDVSQTSFDFDTAKPNSDAEFHHGLLLAVQAAGDLVYYDRTGKQAFVLPEGIVPVTDFAEQRAVVMDSATGRYGYINTKGVVAIPCQYASAGNLSGGVAHVVLAEGAGEALIDRAGKVVTTLTEKYSSEFYFSDGLALAYAPKGGKIGFINTSGKLVIPYQYTEARGYSQGLALVKNSAGLYGYINTAGKTVIPFKYKGGSDFSEGLASVMNAKGKWGFINKQGKLSLPFQYENTGDFSEGLASVYNSAGKVGFINKQGKLVIGYQKYNRAFSFKEGIALVGISNPADNSKDKYGYINTKGELLTKLIYTGESSSFSGGYAVGMTAQGTGYILTKQGLAK
- a CDS encoding GNAT family N-acetyltransferase — protein: MRNLSKDDNYVFVAENNLGEVIGFADGGKRETNTVENSGDLTSIYVLEQYQGLGIGRQLLRILFLQFEKLSINRVFVEVLEGNKSRYFYEAFGAEWIQTEKVKIAGSELNLLVYEWKGIGSVLNHT